atatttttacagtaaGATTAAAAGATATTGATTCCTTATCTATTCTACATTATTCTGTTGTGCATAacctaattaaaatttttatggaCATTCAGCTAAGGAAACGTTATTGTTTGGATGTTACTGCCATAATTGTCATACTGAGAAAATTCCACACACCATATACTGGAACATAGCAAATGAGTAGATGGCCCAACAACAACTGCAAGGATGTGCAATTGCCAACTCAAGTTTTTGGCGATTAGCTAGTGCAGATACAAAGCCAATGTCAGCACTAAAAATAGACTAATTATACTTATCTTAATTTAACTTACACTAATCAAATCATCAAAAACAAATGCATTCCTAATGAATTGGACAGCCACTCTCAACAAAAGTTTACATCTAGTTGATAGAACAAAATCTTAAAAtaatcaaggaaaaaaaaaaaagaggacgatgaagaagaagaagaagaagaagaagaagaattccTCAATTACAAAACACGTGAATTGAATTAGCCAAAGAACACAGCATGAGAAATAGAACTGGGATACAACGCTACAGAATAGTTCTTTtcatcttatttttatttttttgtgttcaAAAGGTAAATCCTATTTGGTATTGGACATGTAACATAATTGTACCCTTTTTCTACACGGCATATTCTGGCTTGTGGACAGAATCCCAACACCACCCAGCGAGAAGGAACACCCAAATTTAGAGATGCTGAGAATGGCATTTACTTCAAAAAGAAACCTTCCTAATTCCCAAAAAACTGGAGTGATTAACTTAACAAAACCAGTGTGAACATATGAAATCAATCCTGCTTGCTCTGAGAGAGCCTTGCACGGTGTCTGAGCTCGGCCTTTTTCCACCTGATGATTAGTTGACACAAGGTCAAGAGGGTGTTTATCTGCAAGAGGAAAGAATATGCCCAGATAAGAAATCAGCATGGGAAAAAACACAAAAGGgagtgattgtgaatactgaccAAGATTACAATTGCAATGACGAGAAGGGGCCCAGACCAGAGTACTGAGAGAAAAAGTCCATGAGAATCAAAATAATTCTGTCCAGCAAATCTTTCCCAGTTCTTACCCAAGAAAACATTGATGTTCTCAGCAAGATATACACCAGCCACTGCATCACATCATGACCCAAATTAGAATGAATTATTCATGAGTACCTTAATAAGCCGGAAATCTCAGAATATGCTTCATGCAGTGCACAAGCTTGCTtgaataaacaaataaaacaacagtTGTGCATGTTTGCAACAAACTCTAGCCAACCAAACTCAAAGCCTCAAGGGCTCCAATAATCCCAGCTGACACCACACCATGCTACCCACAAGCCTCCTTAAATATAAATGTAAGGTGAAGTTACATGTTTCCTCATTACCTCTTCGGATCAGTGGGAGAAGAAAAAGCAGCATGCACAAATTTGATAACTGAGTTTTTCGAGcttaaaactcaaaattttaaTGGAAATAAGAACTCAAATCTTGATTCATATTTGATGTTATCAGAATTATAAATCCTGATGAAAGGGGACAACAGGTATTCTAAGAGCAAGGTTTTAAACTTTGAGTTGACCTAAAAACAGGTTACAACAAAAGAAGTAAATTTGTTGACTGATTGAAAATTTGTGAAAAGTAATTACTGCAACTCATTGATAACTATTGCCTCTCCTCAATTGAAAGCGTGATAAAGAAGAGGCATTGATTATTCTTCTGTGATATTGAAAGATCTGCCCTCTTTTCCTCAAATTAAAACTGTTTTCTGTATAATAGTGAAACTGGACTTCGCCTCAAACCCATACGATGTCATTGTTAGAACGTTATAATGTTAATGTCGCATTTCTCCCAAAGCACTGACATTGTATGTAGATGGTAAGAGGAAGAGTAATCCAAATTCCATCAGTATCAAGTGTCACAACAAGcatctcttcc
The sequence above is a segment of the Malania oleifera isolate guangnan ecotype guangnan chromosome 8, ASM2987363v1, whole genome shotgun sequence genome. Coding sequences within it:
- the LOC131161513 gene encoding uncharacterized protein LOC131161513, translating into MEELKSAMEEHMEQMMDLIEKVTAELRSGIRPALDNFIGFFHAIDWKEPWLICLMLFHFVLLLVTITSRKHTNFQMCLFLLALAGVYLAENINVFLGKNWERFAGQNYFDSHGLFLSVLWSGPLLVIAIVILINTLLTLCQLIIRWKKAELRHRARLSQSKQD